A single window of Acetobacteraceae bacterium DNA harbors:
- a CDS encoding DUF3035 domain-containing protein — translation MKISYHAVNLAGSVFFLGTVLVLSGCSSDEAARAFGLKRSLPDEYTVTTRAPLSMPPSERMALPGGEKGEGTDVDKSASLEAMETLSPEMAIHPVVGEPSPGQTELSSATQRAAATPDSGGLAASEDPRFINSLMFWKGPKTGNVVNADEENHRLRRNEALGRPMNEGPTPTEEH, via the coding sequence ATGAAAATTTCTTATCATGCAGTAAATTTAGCCGGCAGTGTTTTTTTTCTGGGAACGGTCTTGGTCTTGTCTGGCTGTTCCAGCGATGAGGCTGCAAGGGCTTTCGGCCTGAAACGCTCTTTGCCTGATGAATATACCGTAACAACGAGAGCGCCGCTTTCGATGCCGCCTTCGGAACGCATGGCTTTGCCGGGCGGTGAAAAAGGCGAGGGGACAGATGTTGATAAAAGCGCCAGCCTTGAGGCAATGGAAACACTTTCGCCGGAAATGGCGATCCATCCCGTCGTCGGGGAGCCAAGTCCTGGACAGACGGAGCTGAGTTCCGCAACACAAAGGGCGGCGGCAACGCCAGATTCAGGCGGACTAGCCGCCTCGGAAGATCCGAGATTCATTAATAGTTTAATGTTCTGGAAAGGCCCTAAAACAGGCAATGTGGTAAATGCAGATGAGGAGAATCATCGCTTGCGCCGCAATGAGGCTTTGGGACGTCCAATGAATGAGGGCCCAACCCCGACAGAAGAGCATTAA
- the lspA gene encoding signal peptidase II produces the protein MSSENRSLSEKFQEYLNGFSWQQATFSKFAAFGLIVLVFIIDQWSKGLILEKLGGFVHDKQITPFFDLVLVRNKAVTFGMLGGVTDQFGPWIFILISLFASVFLGLCLWRAKSPVVALCCGLIIGGALGNAWDRFDRGGTVVDFLYFHIGEVSWYVFNLADTAIVGGVMIWMIYSFLNDRKKSSIEG, from the coding sequence ATGTCATCTGAAAATCGCTCTCTTTCAGAAAAGTTCCAAGAATATCTCAATGGTTTTTCTTGGCAACAGGCGACATTTTCAAAGTTTGCGGCTTTTGGATTGATCGTTCTTGTTTTTATCATCGATCAATGGAGCAAAGGCCTTATTTTAGAAAAGCTTGGCGGCTTTGTGCATGATAAGCAGATTACGCCTTTCTTTGATTTGGTTCTGGTTCGAAATAAAGCCGTCACTTTTGGCATGTTAGGGGGGGTGACGGATCAGTTCGGTCCGTGGATTTTTATTCTGATCTCGCTCTTTGCTTCTGTCTTTTTAGGACTTTGCCTTTGGCGTGCAAAATCGCCTGTCGTGGCTTTGTGCTGTGGTTTGATTATCGGCGGGGCACTTGGAAATGCGTGGGATCGTTTTGACAGAGGCGGAACCGTTGTGGATTTTTTATATTTTCACATCGGGGAAGTTTCTTGGTATGTTTTTAACTTGGCAGATACAGCGATTGTCGGCGGCGTTATGATTTGGATGATCTATTCTTTTCTAAATGATCGGAAAAAATCCTCGATAGAGGGCTAA